From Synoicihabitans lomoniglobus, the proteins below share one genomic window:
- a CDS encoding SixA phosphatase family protein encodes MPALLRLGVEMKRLLLVALLTCGVGMAMATPARILLVRHAEKMDDGTRDPSLSAEGRARAEVLATLMGEHHVTDVFTSQYQRTIQTAAPGVAAHDLRATVVEAQKPAALLELVHALPPSAVALIVGHSNTVPDLAHELGAEDVAPMGEDEYDRIVILHLDPAEGEVTSRVVRYPPSS; translated from the coding sequence ATGCCGGCCCTGCTCCGGTTGGGTGTGGAGATGAAGAGACTTCTGCTGGTGGCGCTGTTAACCTGCGGCGTGGGGATGGCGATGGCCACGCCCGCCCGGATTTTGTTGGTGCGCCATGCGGAGAAGATGGACGATGGCACCCGTGATCCGAGCCTCAGCGCCGAGGGTCGGGCGCGCGCCGAGGTCTTGGCGACATTGATGGGGGAACACCACGTGACGGATGTTTTCACCTCGCAGTATCAACGCACGATTCAAACCGCGGCCCCCGGGGTGGCGGCTCATGACTTGCGGGCGACCGTGGTGGAGGCGCAGAAACCGGCCGCCTTGCTGGAGCTCGTTCACGCGCTGCCCCCGTCTGCCGTCGCGTTGATTGTCGGACACAGCAACACGGTGCCGGATTTGGCGCACGAGCTGGGGGCCGAGGACGTTGCCCCGATGGGCGAGGACGAATACGATCGGATTGTGATTCTGCACCTCGACCCGGCCGAGGGGGAGGTGACGTCGCGCGTCGTTCGCTATCCGCCGTCGTCCTGA
- a CDS encoding ComEC/Rec2 family competence protein, with protein sequence MQVGTSLSHRAPLLWLALPFAGGIAIAHATASPVPIPAVAAGCLVLLAVAGLLLRTRQRRSSLVAVAVAIAGLGMIHHETHRARLPDWDRLPQREAELIVEVKRIFNTRVLERPLSVIGMIRSADPHLSDLIGQSLYVQAWRYHDPTAVERGATIRIRGHLTPLPRAARGDGFNAYLIDAGINFRLTRGRLLEVVNGGSGYAVWRQRIKTVAMRQLARDLEAHPDLVGALQAMLLGDRTGLDEEDKSVFLRSGTMHLFAISGLHIGVIAVALHGALRLMRLPPGQTFVISTLLLAVYVDLVGGTPSAVRAWLMVTCVHASVALRAPGNAVAAIGGSMLLVLLLDPLQLFSAGFQMSYGIVFALLLYGLPLGEHLQSRIRPWRDLPETTLTGRQKFARRRLEGLIMAGALGWAAMMVGLISGVAIFGWFTPIAFVANLALMPMASLAILGGLIAMISGGLGLIPLALLGNHAAALVLLIVNALLGHAVAWPIASTAASFRHPAWGEFGLVAMLAIITIGYVQGWPSRPRSWWWPPIALVLVLVTGMRLG encoded by the coding sequence CCGTCAACGCCGATCCAGTTTGGTAGCGGTCGCGGTCGCGATCGCCGGGCTGGGTATGATCCATCATGAAACCCATCGGGCTCGGCTGCCCGACTGGGACCGCCTGCCGCAACGCGAGGCGGAGTTGATCGTCGAAGTTAAGCGCATTTTCAACACCCGCGTGCTGGAGCGCCCCCTCAGCGTGATCGGGATGATCCGCTCCGCCGACCCGCATCTTTCCGACCTCATCGGGCAATCACTCTACGTGCAGGCATGGCGTTATCACGACCCCACGGCCGTCGAGCGAGGCGCGACCATTCGTATCCGCGGACACCTTACACCGTTGCCGCGCGCCGCCCGTGGCGATGGATTCAACGCCTATCTGATTGATGCCGGCATCAACTTTCGCCTCACGCGAGGTCGGCTGCTCGAAGTCGTCAACGGCGGGTCCGGCTACGCCGTGTGGCGACAGCGCATCAAGACCGTGGCCATGCGACAGCTGGCCCGGGACCTGGAGGCGCATCCCGACCTCGTGGGTGCCCTGCAGGCGATGCTGCTGGGCGACCGCACGGGGTTGGACGAGGAGGACAAATCGGTTTTCCTACGCAGCGGAACGATGCACTTGTTCGCCATCAGCGGGCTGCACATTGGCGTGATCGCCGTGGCATTGCACGGAGCCTTGCGGCTGATGCGCCTCCCGCCCGGGCAGACGTTTGTGATCAGCACGCTGTTGTTGGCCGTCTATGTCGATTTGGTCGGAGGCACACCCTCGGCGGTGCGCGCGTGGTTGATGGTGACGTGTGTGCATGCCTCGGTGGCGTTGCGCGCTCCCGGCAATGCGGTCGCGGCCATCGGCGGTTCCATGCTACTGGTGCTGTTGCTGGATCCGCTGCAACTTTTCTCGGCCGGTTTTCAAATGAGCTACGGCATCGTGTTCGCGTTGCTGCTCTACGGGTTGCCTCTGGGAGAGCATCTCCAATCGCGCATACGACCGTGGCGGGACCTGCCCGAAACGACGCTGACCGGTCGCCAGAAATTTGCGCGGCGTCGGCTCGAAGGATTAATCATGGCTGGGGCGCTTGGTTGGGCCGCGATGATGGTGGGGCTGATCAGCGGTGTGGCCATATTCGGGTGGTTCACGCCGATCGCGTTCGTCGCCAATCTCGCACTCATGCCGATGGCATCGCTGGCGATTCTCGGCGGATTAATTGCCATGATCAGTGGCGGGCTCGGATTGATTCCCCTGGCATTGCTGGGCAATCACGCGGCGGCGCTCGTGCTGCTCATCGTCAACGCTTTGCTGGGACACGCGGTCGCGTGGCCCATTGCCTCGACCGCGGCCAGTTTCCGCCATCCCGCATGGGGTGAGTTCGGATTGGTGGCCATGCTCGCGATCATCACCATCGGCTACGTGCAAGGCTGGCCGTCGCGACCGCGGTCATGGTGGTGGCCGCCGATCGCTTTGGTTCTCGTGCTTGTCACCGGCATGCGTTTGGGCTGA